Proteins from a genomic interval of Cognatishimia sp. WU-CL00825:
- a CDS encoding SPOR domain-containing protein, whose product MQLTRTIAIALIASIASLGTVDAQSLRKDGTPSEFPPASFSGKQFVDSRGCVFIRAGIDGAVTWVPRVARDRKMICGFKPTFASGTGGATSAQPSETVVQIVPNAAPVSAPVKTAKPVKIAKPKKAAPVRVVAAPKPRALPKMAKAKPAAKPAYKATKVAKVAPQPAVTVPTPASHQTAICGNISAQSAKYLSHPTAKVRCGSQVQAANTAIAGKPVMQRRIGAQPRRVVSAHADQTHAVAPIKPRRGQVVVQGQVSPHTRVVPRHVYESRFYTLDVVKPPRGYTTVWKDDRLNPRRAEQTFAGKAQMEQIWWHGTPRWPRWGTAIEPVATQPVKTKVVVGSKGAPAQKTMRLGHNAFVQVATYASQKDAQAVARRVRALGLPVRIGKVNRNGQTLRMVLAGPFGDSGSAQSALSRAHSAGFGNARIR is encoded by the coding sequence ATGCAGTTAACCAGGACCATAGCGATCGCTTTGATTGCCAGTATTGCAAGCTTAGGCACGGTCGATGCCCAAAGCCTGCGCAAAGACGGCACGCCGTCAGAGTTTCCACCCGCGTCTTTTTCGGGCAAACAATTTGTCGATAGTCGGGGCTGCGTGTTTATACGCGCCGGTATTGATGGCGCTGTCACCTGGGTGCCACGTGTTGCCCGAGATCGCAAAATGATTTGTGGGTTCAAGCCGACCTTCGCCAGTGGCACCGGGGGCGCAACCTCTGCGCAGCCAAGTGAAACCGTGGTGCAGATCGTGCCAAACGCGGCCCCTGTGTCTGCGCCGGTGAAAACCGCAAAACCCGTCAAAATCGCAAAGCCCAAAAAGGCAGCGCCCGTCCGGGTGGTCGCGGCCCCAAAGCCGCGCGCATTGCCTAAGATGGCCAAGGCCAAGCCTGCTGCCAAACCGGCCTATAAAGCAACAAAAGTCGCAAAGGTTGCGCCTCAGCCCGCCGTCACGGTGCCCACACCTGCATCGCATCAGACTGCAATTTGCGGTAATATCAGCGCTCAAAGCGCGAAATACCTAAGCCACCCCACCGCTAAAGTACGGTGCGGGTCGCAAGTTCAGGCGGCCAATACCGCTATTGCGGGCAAACCGGTGATGCAACGCAGGATTGGCGCACAGCCGCGTCGGGTGGTCTCTGCACATGCGGATCAAACCCATGCTGTCGCCCCGATCAAGCCGCGCCGCGGTCAGGTTGTGGTTCAAGGGCAGGTCAGCCCACACACCCGAGTGGTGCCGCGCCACGTTTATGAAAGCCGCTTTTATACGCTGGATGTTGTAAAGCCGCCGCGCGGCTATACGACGGTCTGGAAAGATGATCGTCTGAATCCGCGCCGCGCCGAACAAACCTTTGCTGGCAAGGCCCAGATGGAACAGATTTGGTGGCATGGCACACCGCGCTGGCCACGTTGGGGCACCGCCATTGAACCGGTGGCTACACAGCCGGTCAAAACCAAAGTTGTGGTTGGATCCAAAGGCGCACCGGCCCAGAAAACCATGCGTTTGGGGCATAATGCCTTTGTGCAGGTCGCGACCTATGCCTCGCAAAAAGACGCGCAAGCCGTGGCCCGTCGGGTGCGCGCTTTGGGGCTTCCGGTCCGCATCGGCAAGGTCAATCGCAATGGCCAAACTTTGCGGATGGTTTTAGCAGGCCCATTTGGCGACTCTGGCAGCGCGCAATCCGCTTTGAGCCGCGCGCATTCAGCAGGTTTCGGCAACGCCCGCATCCGTTAG
- a CDS encoding sulfotransferase family 2 domain-containing protein, whose protein sequence is MIISRGRKSLFVHIPKTGGTALALALEARAMKDDIMTGDTPKALKRRRRLKDVQTSGRLWKHSGLADIEGLVSAQEIQDFFTFTLVRNPWDRAVSYYHWLRGQSFDHAAVMLSKVLTFNEFIAHPQTQTSFRANPYHRYMTMRSGLEKCDLYIRLEHFADDAQPLFQHLGFSLELARINSSERDPDYRRYYCEESAAIVAECSAADIKKFGYSY, encoded by the coding sequence ATGATCATCTCTCGCGGTCGCAAATCGCTCTTTGTGCATATTCCCAAAACTGGCGGTACAGCGTTGGCCTTGGCGCTAGAAGCGCGCGCGATGAAAGACGACATCATGACCGGTGACACGCCCAAGGCATTGAAACGGCGGCGTCGGCTGAAGGACGTGCAGACCTCGGGGCGGCTTTGGAAACACTCAGGTCTGGCAGACATAGAAGGACTGGTGAGCGCGCAGGAAATCCAAGATTTCTTCACGTTCACGCTGGTGCGCAACCCCTGGGATCGGGCCGTCAGCTATTATCATTGGTTGCGTGGCCAAAGTTTTGATCACGCCGCTGTCATGCTGTCTAAGGTTTTGACCTTCAACGAATTTATTGCACATCCGCAAACCCAAACCAGTTTTCGCGCCAACCCTTATCACCGCTACATGACCATGCGCTCGGGCCTCGAAAAATGTGACCTTTATATTCGCCTGGAACATTTTGCGGATGATGCCCAGCCCCTGTTTCAGCATCTGGGCTTCAGCTTGGAACTAGCCCGCATAAACAGCTCGGAACGTGACCCGGATTACCGCCGGTACTATTGCGAAGAAAGCGCTGCCATCGTGGCAGAATGCAGTGCTGCTGACATTAAGAAATTCGGCTACAGCTATTAA
- a CDS encoding 3-hydroxyacyl-CoA dehydrogenase NAD-binding domain-containing protein, whose amino-acid sequence MTDFTMTTDAEGIATLVWDTQGKSMNVLSLEALQELEDCIDVALADEAVKGVILTSGKAGTFAGGMDLNIIAKMKEMAGDNPAKGLFDGVMNMHRILRKIERAGMDPKTNKGGKPIACVMPGTGLGIGMEIPLATHRIFAADNPKAKIGLPEIMVGIFPGAGGTTRLVRKMGAMMAAPFLLEGKLSSPMKAKQAGLIDEVSDDPMADARAWVLSGPKIVKPWDEKGYKMPGGAPYHPAGFMTYVGASAMVHGKTWGAFPAAKALLSAVYEGATVPFDTALRIEARWFTNVLMNPSSGAMIRSLFINKEALEKGANRPDVADERVKKVGVLGAGMMGAGIALVSAKAGIDVVLIDQNQEAADRGKAYTESYADKGIKRKKATEAQKEAMLSKITATTDLAALKDVDLIIEAVFEDPKVKAEMTQKVEAVIPKDAIFASNTSTLPITQLAKASARADQFIGIHFFSPVEKMLLVEIIKGKETGDRAVAKALDYVRQIKKTPIVVNDERFFYANRCIIPYINEGLRMIGEGVAPALIDHAAQLLGFPVGPLQLVDETSIDLGAKIARATKAAMGAAYPDGAVDEVVFWMEEQGRLGRKTNAGFYDYDDKGKRQGYWGGLAEHYPRAAEQPDVTEVQNRLMFAQVLEAVRALEEGVLEDIREGDVGAILGWGFAPWSGGPFSWLDIVGTPWAAAQCDTLAAAHGARFDCPNLLREMADKTQGFYERFGTQADKAA is encoded by the coding sequence ATGACTGATTTTACAATGACCACAGATGCCGAGGGCATCGCAACGCTGGTGTGGGATACTCAGGGCAAAAGCATGAATGTGTTAAGCCTTGAGGCGCTGCAAGAGCTGGAAGATTGCATCGACGTTGCGCTGGCAGATGAGGCTGTAAAAGGCGTCATCCTGACCTCTGGCAAAGCGGGCACCTTTGCCGGTGGGATGGATTTGAACATCATCGCCAAGATGAAAGAGATGGCGGGAGATAATCCGGCCAAGGGCCTGTTTGACGGTGTGATGAACATGCATCGTATCCTGCGCAAGATCGAGCGGGCAGGCATGGACCCAAAAACCAACAAAGGCGGTAAGCCCATCGCTTGTGTGATGCCGGGCACAGGTCTGGGCATAGGCATGGAAATCCCATTGGCGACACACCGCATTTTTGCGGCGGATAACCCGAAGGCCAAGATTGGCTTGCCTGAGATCATGGTGGGTATTTTTCCCGGTGCGGGCGGCACCACGCGGTTGGTGCGCAAGATGGGCGCGATGATGGCGGCTCCGTTTTTGTTGGAAGGCAAGCTAAGTTCGCCGATGAAAGCCAAGCAAGCCGGTTTGATTGATGAGGTGTCTGATGACCCAATGGCGGATGCGCGCGCATGGGTTTTGAGTGGCCCGAAGATCGTGAAGCCATGGGACGAAAAGGGATATAAAATGCCCGGAGGCGCGCCGTATCACCCGGCCGGGTTTATGACCTATGTGGGTGCTTCTGCGATGGTGCACGGTAAAACTTGGGGGGCTTTTCCTGCCGCCAAAGCGTTGCTTTCAGCAGTGTATGAAGGCGCAACAGTGCCGTTTGACACAGCCCTAAGGATCGAAGCGCGCTGGTTTACAAATGTGTTGATGAACCCGAGTTCGGGCGCAATGATCCGCAGCCTGTTCATTAACAAAGAAGCATTGGAAAAAGGCGCGAACCGCCCGGATGTGGCTGATGAACGGGTGAAAAAAGTGGGTGTTTTGGGTGCTGGCATGATGGGGGCGGGCATTGCGCTTGTGTCTGCCAAGGCGGGCATCGACGTGGTGCTGATTGATCAGAACCAAGAGGCGGCAGATCGCGGCAAGGCCTATACCGAAAGCTATGCAGACAAGGGCATCAAGCGCAAAAAAGCCACTGAGGCCCAGAAAGAAGCCATGCTGAGCAAGATCACCGCGACCACCGATTTGGCTGCTTTAAAAGATGTAGATCTGATCATTGAGGCGGTGTTTGAAGACCCCAAAGTCAAAGCCGAAATGACCCAAAAGGTCGAAGCGGTTATTCCCAAAGACGCCATCTTTGCCTCTAACACCTCGACCCTGCCGATCACGCAATTGGCCAAGGCCTCTGCCCGCGCGGATCAGTTCATTGGCATCCATTTTTTCAGCCCGGTTGAAAAGATGCTGTTGGTGGAAATCATCAAGGGCAAAGAAACCGGGGATCGCGCGGTGGCCAAGGCGCTGGACTATGTGCGTCAGATCAAAAAGACCCCAATCGTGGTGAATGACGAACGGTTCTTTTACGCCAATCGCTGTATCATCCCCTATATCAACGAAGGTCTGCGCATGATTGGTGAGGGCGTGGCCCCTGCCCTGATTGACCATGCTGCACAGTTGCTGGGCTTTCCGGTGGGACCCTTACAGTTGGTGGACGAAACATCGATTGATCTGGGGGCCAAGATTGCCCGCGCAACCAAGGCTGCGATGGGCGCGGCCTATCCTGATGGCGCGGTGGACGAGGTTGTGTTCTGGATGGAAGAACAAGGCCGGCTGGGTCGCAAGACCAATGCTGGGTTTTATGACTATGACGACAAGGGCAAGCGTCAGGGATATTGGGGTGGCCTGGCCGAACACTACCCGCGTGCCGCAGAACAGCCTGATGTGACCGAAGTGCAAAACCGACTGATGTTTGCGCAGGTGCTAGAGGCCGTGCGTGCGTTAGAAGAAGGCGTGCTGGAAGACATCCGCGAGGGCGATGTTGGCGCGATCTTGGGTTGGGGCTTTGCGCCATGGTCAGGCGGGCCATTTAGTTGGCTGGACATTGTGGGCACACCCTGGGCGGCTGCGCAATGCGATACGCTGGCGGCGGCGCATGGTGCGCGGTTTGATTGCCCAAATCTGTTGCGCGAGATGGCAGATAAAACCCAAGGCTTCTATGAGCGCTTTGGCACACAGGCTGACAAAGCGGCGTAA
- a CDS encoding cupin domain-containing protein, with translation MPKIDLDKIEPRLGSGYPGKLGDEMGGRSSKRISDVAGITQFGANITILQPGAKSSLRHWHENQDEFMVVLQGVCTLVDDHGETELQLGDCAAFPAGDANGHCVVNTSDTEARFLIIGTRTATEVAWYSDIDMKVTVNDGVYDFTRKDGSPFSGDKE, from the coding sequence ATGCCAAAGATAGATCTTGATAAAATAGAGCCGCGGCTTGGATCGGGGTATCCGGGCAAACTTGGTGACGAAATGGGGGGCCGCAGCAGTAAACGGATCAGCGACGTTGCGGGGATCACTCAGTTTGGGGCCAATATCACAATTTTGCAGCCCGGTGCGAAATCAAGCCTGCGCCATTGGCATGAAAACCAAGACGAGTTCATGGTTGTTTTGCAGGGGGTCTGCACTTTGGTTGATGACCATGGAGAGACCGAATTACAGCTTGGCGACTGCGCGGCCTTTCCGGCGGGCGATGCCAATGGGCATTGCGTTGTGAATACTTCGGACACCGAAGCGCGGTTTTTGATCATTGGCACGCGCACCGCAACCGAGGTCGCTTGGTATAGCGATATCGACATGAAAGTGACCGTTAATGACGGCGTTTATGATTTCACGCGCAAAGATGGCAGCCCCTTTTCGGGAGACAAAGAATGA
- a CDS encoding acetyl-CoA C-acetyltransferase, with the protein MTEAYIYDAVRSVRGKGRKDGSLHEVTAPKLSAAVLNALKSRNNLEGHAVEDVIWGNVTQVAEQGACLARTAVLASDLDESIPGVSINRFCASGLEAVNMAANQVRGGGGDAYIAGGVECMSRVPMGMDGGAIAVDPSIAMDNYFVPQGISADIIATEYGFTRDQADALAVESQKRAKAAWDAGHFARSVIPIFDINGLPILETDEYMRPGTDMQSLGGLNPAFQQMGEVMPGFDKIALMKYPHLERINHIHHAGNSSGIVDGSAAVLIGNKAYGERMGLTPRARIKATAKIGTDPTIMLTGPVPVTQKILRESGMEIGDLDLFEVNEAFASVVMRFMQAFEADPAKVNVNGGSIAMGHPLGATGAMILGTLLDELERSDKETGLATLCIGSGMGAATIIERV; encoded by the coding sequence ATGACTGAGGCCTATATCTATGATGCTGTGCGTTCGGTGCGCGGCAAGGGGCGCAAAGATGGATCTTTGCATGAGGTGACAGCTCCGAAGTTGAGCGCGGCCGTGTTGAACGCATTGAAATCGCGCAACAACCTGGAAGGTCACGCGGTAGAGGATGTGATTTGGGGCAATGTCACGCAGGTGGCAGAACAGGGCGCGTGTCTGGCGCGCACCGCTGTTTTGGCCTCGGATCTGGACGAAAGCATTCCGGGGGTCTCGATCAACCGGTTCTGTGCTTCGGGTCTTGAGGCGGTGAACATGGCGGCCAACCAAGTGCGTGGCGGCGGCGGGGACGCATATATTGCCGGCGGTGTCGAATGTATGAGCCGCGTGCCCATGGGTATGGATGGCGGCGCGATAGCGGTGGATCCGTCGATTGCCATGGACAATTACTTTGTACCGCAAGGCATTTCCGCAGATATCATCGCAACCGAATATGGCTTTACCCGTGATCAGGCCGATGCTTTGGCAGTAGAGAGCCAGAAGCGCGCCAAGGCGGCTTGGGATGCGGGGCATTTCGCAAGATCCGTCATCCCGATTTTTGACATCAACGGTTTGCCGATCTTGGAAACCGACGAATACATGCGTCCGGGCACCGATATGCAGTCACTGGGTGGGTTGAACCCGGCGTTTCAGCAGATGGGCGAAGTGATGCCCGGCTTTGATAAGATCGCCTTGATGAAATATCCGCATCTGGAGCGGATCAATCATATTCACCATGCGGGCAACAGTTCTGGCATTGTAGATGGCTCTGCGGCGGTTTTGATTGGCAACAAAGCCTATGGCGAACGCATGGGGTTGACCCCGCGTGCGCGGATCAAAGCCACGGCCAAAATCGGCACCGATCCAACCATCATGTTGACCGGGCCTGTGCCGGTGACCCAGAAAATTCTGCGCGAAAGCGGGATGGAAATTGGTGATCTGGACTTGTTTGAGGTGAATGAGGCCTTTGCCAGCGTTGTGATGCGGTTCATGCAAGCCTTTGAGGCGGATCCAGCGAAAGTGAACGTGAACGGTGGCTCTATTGCAATGGGGCACCCCTTGGGTGCGACGGGCGCAATGATTTTGGGCACCTTGCTGGACGAACTGGAGCGCAGCGACAAAGAAACTGGTCTGGCAACGCTGTGCATTGGGTCAGGCATGGGTGCCGCAACGATTATTGAGAGGGTCTGA
- a CDS encoding glutathione S-transferase family protein has translation MTIKLYCFGESGNAYKAALALELSGLKWEAVYVDFFNGEARSADYLENINEMGEAPVLVDGDFKTSQSGAIQQYITEKTGKFGGSTEAERYEILRWVLWDNHKLSSQNGLTRFLMNFLPVEKRPQEVIGFFQGRLKAAYGILNTHLEGRDWMVGDDITNADISCCGYLFYPEPFGFERADWPNIDRWLSNIESTPGWKPPYELMPGHPSDRGL, from the coding sequence ATGACGATTAAACTCTATTGCTTTGGGGAAAGCGGCAACGCTTATAAGGCTGCGCTTGCATTGGAACTATCTGGCCTCAAATGGGAAGCCGTTTATGTAGATTTCTTCAATGGAGAGGCCCGCAGCGCCGATTATTTGGAAAACATCAACGAAATGGGTGAAGCGCCGGTCTTGGTGGATGGTGATTTCAAAACCAGTCAGTCCGGGGCGATCCAGCAATATATCACGGAAAAAACCGGGAAGTTTGGCGGATCAACCGAGGCCGAGCGATATGAAATCCTGCGATGGGTTTTGTGGGACAATCACAAGCTGTCCAGCCAGAATGGCCTCACCCGGTTTTTGATGAACTTTTTGCCGGTTGAAAAGCGACCCCAAGAGGTGATCGGTTTCTTTCAAGGGCGGTTGAAAGCCGCCTACGGCATTCTGAACACCCATCTTGAAGGGCGCGATTGGATGGTTGGGGACGACATAACAAACGCCGACATTTCCTGCTGTGGCTATTTGTTTTACCCAGAACCGTTTGGGTTTGAACGCGCCGACTGGCCCAATATCGACCGTTGGCTGAGCAATATTGAAAGCACGCCGGGCTGGAAGCCCCCATATGAATTGATGCCCGGTCACCCAAGTGATCGTGGGTTGTAA
- a CDS encoding acyl-CoA dehydrogenase C-terminal domain-containing protein has protein sequence MPTYSAPTKDMQFVLHDVLNVSASEIPGYGDLDRAFTGAVLEEAGKLTAAVVAPLNVVGDAEGCRLENGVVYTPTGFKEAFEQVKEGGWTGLDMPEEFGGQGMPYLLGTAVGEMFSSANQSFTMYQGLTHGAASAILVHGTKAQKATYLPKMVSCEWTGTMNLTEPHCGTDLGLMRTKAEPQSDGAYHLTGQKIFISAGEHDMAENIIHLVLAKIPGGPEGIKGVSLFIVPKFLVNADGTLGARNGVAVGNIEKKMGIHGNSTCVMNYDGATGYLLGEEHKGMRAMFTMMNEARLGVGMQGLAQAEAAYQNAVAYAKDRLQGRDVTGVKNPDGPADPLIVHPDIRRSLMDQKSFVEGGRAFLLWGAQMIDAAHRAKDAEADGLVSLLTPVIKGFLTDQGYDMTVQAQQIYGGHGYIEEHGMSQFTRDARIAMIYEGANGVQALDLVGRKLAQDGGKHVMAFFELVKSFCKENADDDAMAEIVGPLKEASKHLQAAGMYFMQNGMKNPNHALAGSYDFMHLFGHVCLGLMWGRMAKAAQNALANGSQDVAFHDTKLTTARYYMARRLPATQMHLARIQSGADTVMTLDADQF, from the coding sequence ATGCCCACTTATTCCGCCCCCACCAAAGATATGCAATTTGTCCTGCATGACGTGCTGAATGTCAGTGCCAGCGAGATCCCCGGTTATGGCGATTTAGACCGCGCATTCACCGGCGCTGTTTTAGAAGAAGCGGGCAAGTTGACTGCCGCAGTTGTGGCCCCCTTGAATGTGGTTGGCGACGCCGAAGGCTGTCGTTTGGAAAATGGGGTGGTCTATACGCCAACGGGCTTCAAAGAGGCGTTTGAGCAGGTCAAAGAAGGCGGCTGGACTGGGTTGGACATGCCAGAGGAATTTGGTGGTCAGGGCATGCCCTATCTGTTGGGCACCGCTGTCGGAGAGATGTTTTCATCTGCAAATCAATCCTTTACCATGTATCAAGGGCTGACCCACGGGGCCGCATCCGCCATTTTGGTGCATGGTACCAAGGCCCAAAAAGCCACATATCTGCCCAAAATGGTCAGCTGTGAATGGACCGGCACAATGAACCTGACCGAGCCGCATTGCGGCACGGATCTGGGCCTGATGCGCACCAAGGCCGAACCGCAATCAGATGGTGCATATCACCTAACGGGGCAAAAGATTTTCATCTCGGCCGGTGAACATGACATGGCCGAGAATATCATCCATCTGGTATTGGCAAAGATCCCAGGTGGCCCCGAGGGCATCAAAGGCGTTTCGCTGTTTATTGTCCCTAAGTTTCTGGTCAACGCAGATGGCACGCTGGGCGCACGCAATGGTGTGGCCGTGGGCAATATTGAAAAGAAAATGGGCATTCACGGCAATTCGACCTGTGTGATGAATTATGACGGCGCAACCGGCTATTTGCTGGGTGAAGAACATAAGGGCATGCGCGCCATGTTCACAATGATGAACGAGGCACGCCTTGGTGTGGGCATGCAGGGGCTGGCACAGGCCGAGGCGGCCTATCAGAACGCCGTCGCCTATGCCAAAGACCGGCTGCAAGGCCGCGATGTAACCGGGGTGAAGAACCCGGATGGCCCGGCAGACCCGCTGATAGTGCATCCAGATATTCGGCGGTCCTTGATGGACCAGAAAAGCTTTGTCGAAGGCGGGCGGGCGTTTCTGTTGTGGGGGGCGCAGATGATTGACGCGGCCCATCGCGCAAAGGATGCAGAGGCCGACGGATTGGTGTCTTTGCTGACCCCCGTCATCAAAGGCTTTCTGACCGATCAGGGCTATGACATGACGGTGCAGGCCCAGCAGATTTACGGGGGCCATGGTTATATCGAAGAACATGGCATGAGCCAGTTTACCCGCGATGCCCGTATCGCGATGATCTATGAGGGTGCAAACGGGGTTCAGGCCCTGGATCTGGTGGGGCGCAAACTGGCACAGGACGGCGGCAAACATGTGATGGCGTTCTTTGAACTGGTGAAATCTTTCTGCAAAGAAAACGCAGATGATGACGCCATGGCCGAGATTGTCGGCCCCCTAAAAGAAGCCTCAAAACATCTGCAAGCGGCGGGCATGTATTTCATGCAGAACGGCATGAAGAACCCAAATCACGCGCTGGCAGGCTCCTATGATTTTATGCATCTGTTCGGGCACGTGTGTCTGGGATTGATGTGGGGGCGTATGGCCAAGGCGGCCCAGAACGCTTTGGCAAATGGCAGCCAAGACGTGGCATTTCATGACACCAAGCTGACCACAGCGCGCTATTATATGGCGCGTCGCTTGCCGGCCACGCAGATGCATCTAGCCCGCATCCAAAGCGGTGCGGACACCGTCATGACGCTTGACGCAGACCAATTCTAA
- a CDS encoding MerR family DNA-binding transcriptional regulator, with protein MTEDYMTIRQMCDSYSVTPRTLRFYEAKELLFPVREGQKRLFTRRDRARLKLILRGKRFGFSLEEIRQLLDLYDMGDQQQTQLIRTYEIAQERLADLEQQREELDEAIEDLKEQLKWGEKMIASQAAADKAAE; from the coding sequence ATGACTGAAGACTATATGACCATTCGCCAGATGTGCGACAGCTATAGCGTGACCCCGCGCACGCTTCGGTTTTATGAGGCAAAGGAACTGTTGTTTCCCGTACGTGAAGGGCAAAAGCGCCTCTTCACCCGGCGCGACCGTGCCCGCCTTAAGTTGATATTGCGCGGCAAACGCTTTGGGTTTTCGCTCGAAGAAATCCGCCAGTTGCTGGATCTTTATGACATGGGCGACCAACAGCAGACCCAGCTGATACGCACCTATGAGATTGCCCAAGAACGTCTGGCAGATCTTGAGCAGCAGCGCGAAGAGTTGGACGAAGCGATTGAAGATCTAAAAGAGCAGCTGAAATGGGGTGAGAAAATGATCGCCTCGCAGGCCGCCGCAGACAAAGCCGCAGAGTAA
- a CDS encoding MerR family DNA-binding transcriptional regulator has product MTVDRLTFKEMCAKFEVTPRTLRYYEYIELLQPDREGRSRYYGPREIARMTLIMRGRTFGIKLEELRQWLMIYENEGSQAQMAAFVEMADQQLIELRRQHSQLEDAIRELETLRNETSNSLK; this is encoded by the coding sequence ATGACGGTTGATCGCCTTACATTCAAGGAAATGTGCGCGAAATTTGAAGTAACGCCGCGCACGTTGCGGTATTACGAGTACATTGAATTGCTGCAACCGGATCGCGAAGGTCGGTCACGGTATTATGGCCCACGGGAAATCGCCCGCATGACATTGATCATGCGCGGTCGCACTTTTGGGATCAAACTGGAAGAATTGCGCCAGTGGCTGATGATCTATGAAAACGAAGGCAGCCAAGCCCAGATGGCGGCCTTTGTCGAGATGGCCGACCAGCAATTGATAGAATTGCGCCGTCAGCATTCTCAATTGGAAGATGCCATTCGCGAGCTTGAAACGCTGCGCAATGAAACCTCCAATAGCCTGAAATAA
- a CDS encoding PaaI family thioesterase, whose protein sequence is MTEDKTKRAQQFIENIPHAKALGMEVTDIGDGFAQIEMNYDKRFVGDPDTGVISGGAVSALMDTCCGAAVMSHPDVVGATATIDLRIDYMRGAKPGDRICARAEVYHLTRSVAFVRAKSFDSDTENPVATATGAFTAEKKS, encoded by the coding sequence GTGACCGAAGATAAAACCAAAAGAGCTCAACAGTTTATCGAGAACATTCCCCACGCCAAGGCGCTGGGCATGGAAGTGACTGATATCGGTGATGGCTTTGCCCAGATCGAAATGAATTACGATAAACGGTTTGTCGGCGATCCAGACACCGGCGTCATTTCTGGCGGCGCGGTTTCGGCCCTGATGGACACCTGTTGCGGGGCCGCCGTCATGAGCCACCCCGACGTGGTGGGCGCAACAGCAACCATTGATCTGCGCATTGATTATATGCGCGGTGCCAAGCCGGGCGACCGGATCTGCGCCCGTGCCGAAGTATATCACCTGACACGCAGCGTGGCCTTTGTGCGCGCCAAAAGCTTTGACAGCGATACAGAAAACCCCGTCGCAACAGCCACAGGTGCCTTTACCGCGGAGAAAAAATCATGA
- a CDS encoding PaaI family thioesterase, producing the protein MSRPRPEPVQVVKQRRDAVLGALVSNIPYSQFLGIQFDRRGDELTATMSFDDKIIGNPLLPALHGGATAAFLEITAVIGLSWARLWEDMESGRLSLDEIEAGHMPRQPKTIDFTIDYLRSGLPRDSYARARVNRSGRRYASVHVEAWQDNRNKLFAQGTGHFLMRDAKT; encoded by the coding sequence ATGAGCCGTCCTCGTCCTGAACCCGTCCAGGTGGTCAAGCAACGGCGTGACGCCGTTCTGGGAGCTTTGGTCAGCAACATTCCCTATAGCCAGTTTTTGGGCATCCAGTTTGATCGTCGCGGCGACGAGCTGACCGCAACCATGTCCTTTGATGACAAGATCATTGGCAACCCGCTGCTGCCGGCCCTGCATGGCGGGGCCACCGCAGCCTTTTTGGAAATTACCGCCGTGATTGGCCTCAGCTGGGCGCGCCTTTGGGAGGACATGGAAAGCGGCCGGCTTTCGCTTGACGAAATAGAGGCCGGCCACATGCCGCGCCAACCTAAAACCATTGATTTCACCATCGACTACCTGCGCTCGGGTCTGCCGCGTGACTCCTATGCACGGGCGCGCGTGAACCGGTCAGGGCGCCGCTATGCTTCGGTGCACGTCGAAGCCTGGCAAGACAACCGCAATAAACTGTTTGCCCAGGGCACCGGTCATTTCCTGATGCGGGATGCCAAAACCTGA